One genomic window of Anas acuta chromosome 14, bAnaAcu1.1, whole genome shotgun sequence includes the following:
- the CXXC5 gene encoding LOW QUALITY PROTEIN: CXXC-type zinc finger protein 5 (The sequence of the model RefSeq protein was modified relative to this genomic sequence to represent the inferred CDS: inserted 1 base in 1 codon; deleted 1 base in 1 codon) gives MSNSGSHQDTGNKPETEKNNQDDSHPPVNSERRNKSGIISEPLNKSLKKSRPLSHYSTFGSSSSVSEHSEKGNPLTNGNEATVEKSNSTSKHKNISSMLSKLDRVSEISSEGQNALQQFAQSTEMLKRVVQEHIPLASDHGTGISDMEAVSAAETMNSPSDFPYLGAFPXNPGLFIMTPAGVFLAESALHMAGLAEYPMQNELASAINSGKKKRKRCGMCPPCRRRINCEQCSSCRNRKTGHQICKFRKCEELKKKPSAALEKVMLPTGAAFRWFQ, from the exons ATGTCGAATTCGGGCTCCCATCAAGACACTGGGAACAAGCCAGAGacggaaaaaaataatcaagatgACTCTCATCCCCCTGTCAACTCCGAAAGGAGGAACAAAAGTGGAATAATAAGTGAACCTTTGAACAAAAGTCTTAAGAAGTCCCGTCCACTCTCCCACTATTCCACCTTTGGTAGCAGCAGCTCGGTAAGCGAACATTCAGAGAAAGGCAACCCCTTAACTAATGGCAACGAAGCAACTGTGGAAAAAAGTAATTCTACCTCAAAGCACAAAAACATCTCTAGTATGCTGAGCAAATTAGACAGGGTGTCAGAAATCTCCTCAGAAGGACAGAACGCCCTACAACAGTTTGCTCAGTCGACAGAAATGCTCAAAAGAGTGGTACAGGAGCATATTCCTCTAGCAAGCGACCATGGGACTGGTATCTCTGATATGGAGGCAGTCTCAGCTGCAGAGACAATGAACAGCCCCTCTGATTTTCCTTACCTGGGGGCTTTTC TCAACCCAGGCCTTTTCATTATGACCCCTGCTGGCGTGTTTCTGGCAGAGAGCGCGCTCCATATGGCTGGCTTGGCAGAGTATCCAATGCAGAATGAATTGGCATCTGCCATCAATTCGGGGAAAAAGAAACGGAAAAGATGTGGCATGTGCCCGCCCTGCCGAAGACGGATAAACTGCGAGCAGTGCAGCAGTTGTAGGAATCGCAAAACTGGC CACCAGATTTGCAAATTCCGAAAATGTGAAGAACTCAAAAAGAAGCCTTCTGCAGCACTGGAG aaGGTGATGCTTCCTACAGGAGCCGCGTTCAGATGGTTTCAGTAG